Proteins encoded within one genomic window of Trichomycterus rosablanca isolate fTriRos1 chromosome 7, fTriRos1.hap1, whole genome shotgun sequence:
- the ccdc120a gene encoding coiled-coil domain-containing protein 120, producing the protein MATDPIHWSTHEHSWKVKTQSSSNTHDMEVKAHLITGPEPHNSMDSKHRAERMVDLQERRRSLQALLSTQLAELRRVCLQEAELTGVLPNEFPTEAGEKPPHVRHRVGSSRSASKPNLRSEEEDAAQRKLKKTLFSSTLRRHTDVDQQLCQGKRTTVHRGCHTDNAVRLDSSSMSDSTSQENEELSDGPSPSCPWANPGSPDGRFCRKLSPVEIYYEMRARRNSVSSSASPSRTLPRSVSNLEGRSVPATPQLTRNGVHIRSESSSGTFAAKQRSDNPEMSQAVPVLSQDDSSSGSFEPGGCPYSTQTRRSNSSDALLDRTVEDGGQLSGHGVRNGSHKSSEVLVDGRVRQVNGHAEVTRVRSVSGGRGTNSSNAGYSDVLLDYMWTKQQKMHSQQQQRLQAQNSIKPRVWQEAPSVAPPPYINGFPSSQALIIGPPAYSPMMLRGKPGEPRRVKVSRTKSCGPFIPVQHHQQGYTEMPLSNGHAGMAQFQSRHKAQNYSTDSTPGSAQQDEPTRHLHKALALEGLRDWYMRNALGQSGTICTGKGQEGAQSQRRRTTALLQTSHAHPPLKHQSQSFQGDTGYTHLPQSATFHGHPLHGMSVDLTSYQETFSSKMQEMTLKEMNDDRPSPGTLV; encoded by the exons GTGAAGACACAATCAAGCAGCAACACACATGACATGGAGGTCAAAGCTCACCTAATCACCGGGCCTG AGCCACACAACTCGATGGACAGTAAGCATCGTGCTGAACGGATGGTGGACCTGCAAGAAAGACGGAGAAGTCTTCAGGCTTTACTGAGCACCCAGCTGGCCGAACTCAGACGTGTGTGTCTGCAGGAGGCG GAGCTGACTGGAGTGCTTCCAAACGAGTTTCCTACCGAGGCAGGTGAAAAACCTCCCCATGTACGACACAGAGTCGGTTCATCTCGCAGTGCCTCCAAACCTAATCTAAGAAGCGAG GAGGAAGACGCAGCTCAGCGGAAATTGAAGAAAACCCTGTTTAGCAGCACCCTCCGCAGGCACACAGATGTCGACCAACAACTGTGTCAGGGCAAGAGGACGACCGTTCACAGAGGATGTCATACAG ACAATGCAGTGAGGTTAGACAGCAGCTCCATGTCTGACTCCACCAGTCAGGAGAACG AGGAGCTCTCTGATGGTCCATCTCCCTCTTGTCCCTGGGCAAACCCGGGGAGCCCAGACGGCAGGTTCTGTAGGAAACTTTCCCCTGTAGAGATCTACTATGAGATGAGAGCACGACGCAACTCTGTGTCCAGCTCAGCCAG CCCGAGTCGAACTCTGCCACGGAGTGTGTCGAATCTAGAGGGCAGAAGCGTCCCTGCTACGCCCCAGTTGACCCGGAATGGGGTGCACATCAG GTCTGAATCCTCCAGTGGCACCTTTGCTGCAAAGCAGCGGTCAGACAATCCCGAGATGTCTCAAGCAGTGCCCGTTCTGTCTCAGGATGATTCATCCTCTGGGTCTTTCGAACCCGGCGGCTGTCCCTACAGTACCCAAACACGTCGCAGCAACAGCTCTGATGCTCTGTTGGACAGGACAGTGGAGGACGGAGGACAGTTGTCAGGCCATGGGGTTCGAAACGGGTCCCACAAGAGCTCAGAGGTGCTGGTGGATGGCCGTGTGAGGCAAGTAAACGGGCATGCGGAGGTGACACGCGTGCGCTCCGTATCAGGTGGCCGTGGTACAAACAGTTCCAATGCAGGCTACAGTGATGTCCTGCTTGACTACATGTGGACGAAGCAGCAGAAGATGCACAGCCAACAGCAGCAGAGACTGCAGGCTCAGAACAGTATTAAACCCAGAGTCTGGCAGGAAGCACCCTCAGTGGCTCCTCCACCTTACATCAATGGCTTCCCTTCCTCCCAGGCTCTGATTATAGGTCCACCAGCGTACAGTCCAATGATGCTGCGAGGCAAACCGGGCGAGCCCCGGCGAGTCAAGGTGAGCCGTACCAAATCCTGCGGACCGTTTATTCCTGTCCAGCATCACCAGCAAGGATACACAGAAATGCCTCTTTCTAATGGGCATGCAGGCATGGCGCAGTTTCAGTCCCGACACAAAGCTCAAAACTATAGCACAGACTCGACGCCTGGCTCCGCTCAACAAGACGAACCCACACGCCACCTGCACAAGGCTTTGGCTCTTGAAGGCTTGAGGGATTGGTATATGCGCAATGCATTGGGGCAGAGTGGCACCATCTGCACAGGGAAAGGCCAGGAGGGGGCGCAATCTCAGCGCAGACGAACCACAGCCTTACTGCAGACATCACACGCACATCCTCCACTTAAACACCAGTCCCAGTCATTCCAGGGAGACACCGGATACACACATCTGCCCCAATCTGCTACCTTCCATGGACATCCACTACACGGGAT GTCTGTGGATCTGACTTCATATCAAGAAACCTTCTCGTCTAAAATGCAGGAGATGACACTAAAAGAAATGAATGATGACAGACCTAGCCCTGGCACACTGGTCTGA